A DNA window from Paraburkholderia sp. IMGN_8 contains the following coding sequences:
- a CDS encoding protein-L-isoaspartate(D-aspartate) O-methyltransferase, with translation MENFDDARNRMVERQLRARGIRDTRVLEAMRAVPRHRFVPDALSEFAYSDTPLPIGEEQTISQPAVVARMIEAAEVKPGDRVLDVGTGSGYAAAVLAQLAAHVDSVERHRSLADRARAVLAEQGYDNVDVYHADGTLGLPERAPFDAIIAAAGGPRVPQSWLDQLAPGGRIVMPIGRGREHQRLIKLTRKSETWFDEEHLGDVVFVPLIGKEGWFSDSA, from the coding sequence ATGGAAAATTTCGACGACGCGCGCAACCGGATGGTCGAGCGTCAACTGCGAGCCCGAGGCATTCGCGACACGCGCGTGCTGGAGGCGATGCGCGCAGTGCCGAGGCACCGATTCGTCCCGGATGCGTTGTCCGAGTTCGCGTACAGCGATACGCCTTTGCCGATCGGCGAAGAGCAAACGATCTCGCAGCCGGCCGTGGTCGCAAGAATGATTGAAGCGGCGGAGGTCAAACCCGGCGACCGCGTGCTCGACGTCGGCACAGGCTCCGGCTATGCGGCCGCTGTGCTCGCGCAGCTTGCCGCTCACGTGGATAGTGTCGAGCGCCACCGCTCGCTTGCGGACCGCGCGCGCGCCGTGCTGGCCGAACAGGGTTACGACAACGTCGACGTATATCATGCCGACGGCACGCTGGGTCTGCCTGAGCGCGCGCCGTTCGACGCGATCATTGCAGCGGCGGGAGGGCCCCGGGTTCCGCAATCATGGCTCGACCAGCTGGCGCCCGGTGGGCGCATTGTCATGCCGATCGGACGGGGGCGCGAGCATCAGCGGCTCATCAAGCTGACGCGCAAAAGCGAAACCTGGTTCGATGAAGAGCATCTGGGTGATGTGGTTTTTGTGCCTTTGATCGGCAAAGAAGGATGGTTTTCGGATTCCGCTTAG
- a CDS encoding lysylphosphatidylglycerol synthase domain-containing protein, which produces MKWLQWAGLPIGIGVLLALALHHGIGDVMHVIGQAGFVLLWLVPLHALPLLLDAHAWRLLLGKRASLGFLWWVATVREAVSRLVPVASIGGEIVGIRLARWRVPDTCSVSASVIVEVLVTMAVQYAFSALGIVLIVVSAQHADALRSIGVAFLLSIPLPVMAIVVARRGGIFHAIERWAAGLLGDAHPLLRSIDGKQLDREIDALMSRGGLLLRSFLWQFAGYALGALETYWALAMLGHPVSPSGALAIEAITQAVRHAAFFIPAGLGVQDAAVVLLAQMFGVDRDAALSLALVKRMREVVFGCMALASWQLAEIARERVVRSRDGTAQRGSRGSI; this is translated from the coding sequence ATGAAGTGGCTTCAGTGGGCCGGGCTTCCGATCGGCATCGGGGTGCTGCTTGCCCTCGCCTTGCATCATGGCATCGGCGACGTGATGCATGTGATCGGGCAAGCCGGGTTTGTCCTGTTATGGCTGGTACCGCTGCATGCGTTGCCGTTATTGCTCGACGCCCATGCGTGGCGGCTTCTGCTCGGCAAGCGGGCGTCACTCGGGTTTCTGTGGTGGGTCGCCACCGTGCGCGAGGCAGTCAGCCGTTTGGTGCCGGTGGCGAGCATCGGCGGTGAAATTGTCGGCATTCGGCTGGCGCGATGGCGCGTGCCCGACACCTGTAGCGTGAGCGCATCGGTCATCGTCGAGGTACTTGTGACGATGGCCGTGCAGTACGCGTTTTCCGCGCTGGGCATTGTGCTGATCGTCGTGTCGGCACAGCACGCAGATGCACTGCGAAGCATCGGCGTGGCGTTTTTGCTCTCCATTCCGCTGCCGGTCATGGCGATCGTGGTCGCACGCCGTGGCGGCATTTTTCACGCGATTGAACGCTGGGCGGCCGGCTTGCTGGGCGACGCGCATCCGCTATTGCGGAGCATCGACGGCAAGCAGCTCGACCGGGAGATCGACGCGTTGATGTCTCGCGGCGGGCTGTTGCTGCGCAGTTTCCTGTGGCAGTTTGCCGGCTACGCGCTAGGCGCTCTTGAGACTTACTGGGCACTTGCCATGCTGGGGCATCCCGTGTCGCCAAGCGGCGCGCTCGCGATAGAGGCGATTACCCAGGCAGTTCGGCACGCGGCATTTTTCATTCCGGCTGGGCTTGGTGTGCAGGACGCCGCGGTTGTGTTGCTCGCGCAGATGTTTGGGGTCGATCGCGATGCGGCGCTTTCGTTGGCGTTGGTTAAGAGAATGCGCGAAGTCGTGTTTGGATGTATGGCGCTTGCTTCGTGGCAACTGGCTGAGATCGCGCGGGAGCGGGTTGTTCGTTCGCGAGATGGCACCGCGCAGCGGGGATCGCGGGGGTCGATTTGA
- the hpnK gene encoding hopanoid biosynthesis-associated protein HpnK: protein MESVAGDRAQPNRQPQRRLIITADDFGLHRRVNEAVELACRDGVLTAASLMVGAPAVQDAVQRARSLPGLRVGLHLVLADGAATLPRAMIPALVDAQGVFGDNMVRDGFRFFFLPHVRAQLAMEIRAQFDAFARTGLPLDHVNTHKHFHMHPTVLSLILQIGKEYGMRAMRLPCEFDTPLWLKPWVSHMRARLDQADIAHNDYVVGIARTGQMDESTLLDAIARLPAGVGEIYCHPASPGDGALTAGMRTYRHADELAALLSTRVAAALDAAGTVRGGFADLSAHRLQAA, encoded by the coding sequence ATGGAGAGCGTAGCCGGTGACCGCGCGCAGCCGAATCGGCAACCGCAGCGCAGGCTGATCATCACGGCTGATGACTTCGGTCTGCATCGGCGTGTCAACGAAGCTGTCGAGCTCGCCTGCCGGGACGGCGTACTGACCGCGGCAAGCCTGATGGTCGGCGCGCCCGCTGTACAGGATGCCGTCCAGCGGGCGCGGTCTCTGCCGGGCCTGCGGGTCGGTTTGCATCTGGTGCTTGCGGACGGCGCGGCAACCCTGCCGCGCGCCATGATCCCGGCACTGGTCGACGCCCAGGGGGTGTTCGGCGACAACATGGTGCGCGACGGATTCCGTTTCTTCTTTTTGCCGCACGTGCGCGCGCAACTTGCGATGGAAATCCGTGCCCAATTCGATGCTTTTGCGAGAACGGGTTTGCCGCTCGATCACGTCAATACACACAAGCACTTTCATATGCACCCTACGGTACTCTCGCTGATTCTGCAGATCGGCAAAGAGTACGGCATGCGGGCGATGCGTCTGCCTTGCGAGTTCGATACGCCTCTGTGGCTCAAACCCTGGGTTTCGCATATGCGCGCGCGGCTCGATCAGGCCGACATCGCGCATAACGATTACGTGGTCGGCATTGCCCGCACGGGACAGATGGACGAGAGCACGCTGCTCGATGCGATCGCCCGCCTGCCCGCTGGCGTCGGCGAAATCTACTGTCATCCTGCCTCGCCGGGGGACGGCGCGCTCACGGCGGGAATGCGGACATACCGGCATGCGGACGAACTCGCAGCACTGCTGTCCACGCGCGTCGCAGCGGCACTCGATGCCGCGGGCACCGTGCGCGGCGGTTTCGCCGACCTGTCCGCCCACCGTTTGCAAGCGGCATGA
- the hpnJ gene encoding hopanoid biosynthesis associated radical SAM protein HpnJ translates to MKTLFLQAPSYDGFDGGAGSRYQARREIRSFWYPTWLAQPAALIPDSRVLDAPADGLSVDASLDIAQQYDLVIIHTSTPSFPTDALFAEDLKKRKPSVLIGMVGAKVAVDPHNSLTASEAIDFVCREEFDFTCQEVAEGKPFAQILGMSYRAPDGSIEHNAARPILENMDELPFVAPVYKRDLTIDNYFIGYLKHPYVSIYTGRGCRSKCTFCLWPQTVGGHRYRTRSVENVLEEVRWIRDNMPEVKEIMFDDDTFTDFKPRVEEIARGLGKLGVTWSCNAKANVPYSTLKIMKENGLRLLLVGYESGDDQILLNIKKGLRTDIARRFSEDCRKLGIKIHGTFILGLPGETQDTIQKTIEYAKEINPHTIQVSLAAPYPGTTLYNQAVENGWLEENKVINLVSKEGVQLAAIGYPHLSRDEIYHQLENFYKRFYFRPSKIWEILREMLTSWDMMKRRLREGVEFFRFLRAHQA, encoded by the coding sequence ATGAAAACGCTGTTCTTGCAGGCGCCGTCGTACGACGGTTTCGATGGTGGCGCGGGTTCGCGCTACCAGGCCAGGCGTGAAATCCGCTCGTTCTGGTATCCGACGTGGCTCGCGCAGCCCGCCGCACTGATCCCCGATAGCCGCGTACTGGACGCCCCCGCTGACGGCCTGTCCGTCGACGCCTCGCTCGACATCGCGCAGCAATACGATCTGGTGATCATCCACACCAGCACGCCGTCCTTCCCCACCGACGCACTGTTCGCCGAAGACCTGAAAAAGCGCAAGCCTTCCGTGCTGATCGGCATGGTCGGCGCGAAGGTCGCGGTCGATCCGCACAATTCGCTGACCGCGAGCGAGGCGATCGACTTCGTCTGCCGCGAAGAGTTCGATTTCACCTGCCAGGAAGTGGCCGAAGGCAAGCCGTTCGCGCAGATCCTGGGCATGAGCTATCGCGCGCCCGACGGCTCGATCGAGCACAACGCAGCGCGTCCGATCCTCGAGAACATGGACGAGCTGCCGTTCGTGGCGCCGGTCTACAAGCGCGATCTGACGATCGACAACTATTTCATCGGTTATCTGAAGCACCCGTACGTGTCGATCTACACGGGCCGCGGCTGCCGCTCGAAGTGCACCTTCTGCCTGTGGCCGCAGACGGTCGGCGGCCACCGCTACCGCACGCGCTCGGTCGAGAACGTGCTCGAAGAGGTCAGGTGGATTCGCGACAACATGCCTGAAGTCAAGGAGATCATGTTCGACGACGACACGTTCACCGACTTCAAGCCGCGCGTCGAGGAAATCGCCCGCGGTCTGGGCAAGCTGGGCGTGACGTGGTCGTGCAACGCGAAGGCGAACGTGCCGTACTCGACGCTGAAGATCATGAAGGAAAACGGCCTGCGCCTGCTGCTGGTGGGCTACGAATCGGGTGACGACCAGATCCTGCTGAACATCAAGAAGGGGCTGCGCACCGACATCGCGCGCCGTTTCAGCGAAGACTGCCGCAAGCTCGGCATCAAGATTCACGGCACCTTCATTCTGGGGCTGCCGGGCGAGACGCAGGACACGATCCAGAAGACCATCGAGTACGCGAAAGAGATCAATCCGCATACGATCCAGGTGTCGCTTGCCGCGCCGTATCCGGGCACGACGCTGTATAACCAGGCGGTCGAGAACGGCTGGCTCGAAGAGAACAAGGTCATCAATCTCGTCAGCAAGGAAGGTGTGCAACTCGCGGCGATCGGCTATCCGCATCTGTCGCGCGACGAGATCTACCACCAGCTCGAGAACTTCTACAAGCGCTTCTATTTCCGGCCCTCGAAGATCTGGGAAATATTGCGCGAGATGCTGACGAGCTGGGACATGATGAAACGGCGCCTGCGGGAAGGCGTCGAATTCTTCCGGTTCCTGCGCGCCCACCAAGCGTGA
- the hpnI gene encoding bacteriohopanetetrol glucosamine biosynthesis glycosyltransferase HpnI produces MTAHSLSVCQWLLMTVCCFATIYGVFAALAMPFFGTERTGNAPVDGTRPAPAVSVLKPLCGAEPRLYENLATFCEQTHPCFQLLFGVSSPSDPAIAVVRRLQAAYPQVDIQLAVDASVHGSNLKVSNLINMAGLARHDIIVIADSDIAVEPDYLATVSAPLADPEVGVVTCLYRAQGVGGFWPRVGALFINEWFAPSVRVAHAGGSRRFGFGATLVLRCATLARIGGFAAIKDSLADDYWLAEHVRALGLRTVLSEVMVATDVIEPTFATLWQRETRWLRTIRSVNRFGFASLFITFTTPWVLAGTLLALYFHVGAEAGLHPLAAKAMVVSTIVSALSRVMLHARSARHSRSFWRDLPLVPLRDILLAAQWLAAAFGSNVMWRGERVPVDNRVTRPRPRIMKASDGR; encoded by the coding sequence ATGACGGCCCATTCGCTGTCGGTTTGCCAATGGCTGCTGATGACGGTGTGTTGCTTCGCCACGATTTATGGCGTGTTTGCCGCTTTGGCAATGCCCTTCTTCGGCACGGAACGAACCGGGAACGCGCCTGTTGATGGAACTCGACCGGCTCCCGCCGTCAGCGTGCTAAAGCCGCTCTGCGGCGCGGAGCCGAGGCTGTATGAGAATCTGGCGACGTTTTGCGAGCAGACTCATCCGTGCTTTCAACTTTTATTCGGCGTGTCGTCGCCGAGCGATCCGGCGATTGCTGTCGTTCGGCGTTTGCAGGCTGCGTATCCGCAGGTCGATATACAGCTTGCGGTCGATGCAAGCGTGCACGGCAGCAATCTCAAGGTCAGTAACCTGATCAATATGGCCGGGCTGGCGCGGCACGACATCATTGTGATCGCCGATAGCGACATCGCTGTCGAACCGGACTACCTGGCAACGGTGTCGGCGCCGCTGGCTGATCCGGAGGTGGGCGTCGTGACCTGCCTTTACCGGGCACAGGGTGTCGGCGGCTTCTGGCCGCGCGTCGGTGCGCTTTTTATCAATGAATGGTTCGCACCTTCGGTACGTGTTGCCCATGCAGGAGGCTCGCGGCGCTTCGGATTCGGCGCGACCCTCGTGCTGCGTTGCGCGACACTCGCGCGTATCGGCGGATTCGCGGCGATCAAGGATTCGCTTGCGGACGATTATTGGCTCGCCGAGCATGTCCGCGCCCTTGGCCTGCGCACGGTTCTGTCCGAGGTGATGGTGGCCACCGATGTCATCGAACCCACGTTTGCGACGTTGTGGCAGCGCGAAACGCGTTGGTTGCGTACTATCCGTTCAGTCAACCGGTTCGGCTTCGCGAGCCTCTTTATCACGTTCACGACACCGTGGGTGCTCGCCGGCACGCTGCTCGCGCTTTATTTCCACGTAGGCGCGGAGGCCGGCTTGCATCCGCTCGCGGCCAAGGCGATGGTGGTCAGCACGATCGTGAGCGCTCTGTCGCGCGTGATGCTGCATGCGCGCAGCGCTCGCCACTCGCGCTCCTTCTGGCGCGATCTCCCGCTTGTGCCGCTGCGCGATATCCTGCTGGCCGCACAGTGGCTGGCCGCGGCATTCGGCTCGAACGTGATGTGGCGCGGGGAGCGCGTGCCGGTGGATAATCGCGTCACGCGGCCACGCCCGAGGATTATGAAGGCTTCCGACGGCAGATAA